In Streptomyces nojiriensis, one genomic interval encodes:
- a CDS encoding serine/threonine protein kinase: protein MSELTGSGAEPLEAADPRSIGSIPLVGRLGAGGMGRVYLGIREGRYVAVKQLLSSVVGEDQDFLRRFGHELDNLARLPEDATAPLLDSDRTATPPWFATAYIPGLTLREAIALHGGPLPAPALWLLLREAAAGLAAVHALDMVHRDLKPSNVMLTVDGLTLIDFGVARAAEQSQLTRTGMVVGTPAYMAPEQASGRRRLSGATDVFALGSVLAYAACGQPPFGDESGHGVLYRIVHEEPDLEPLRQLEPDLAELVAACLDKDPEGRPTAAELLERAREHGPFTTPLWPEAVTEHLTERAAFAADVQQADVPTIPLTGERPEPEREPEPEPAPEKAPAPATPAPPVTARPERAAPRRRTRALLAVVPVVVVAGGTTLAIQHLPYASALRAGAGNSPSAPVTAPAPAPAPADPTAPGAAAGTAGTAGGSPSGTASPAQPPAQDPGQAAAAGGAGGPGPGTGPGTLPGGGAQPGSGGAGNSGNPANAGGSGSTRPSGGGTSTAPTTPPPPAPPASGTYRFRNGNNSKCITQVFGASDYGDCADASARWTVQGGPDGSFKLVNQQGGGCLYANMLNQAVFVGDCSQDTARLWRTGAGGSLRNDFSGGCLDLGMSGGLVTKTCGGEASQRWTKQG, encoded by the coding sequence GTGTCGGAGCTGACGGGGAGCGGGGCCGAGCCGCTGGAGGCGGCGGATCCGCGCAGTATCGGGTCGATCCCGCTGGTGGGCCGGCTCGGGGCCGGTGGCATGGGGCGCGTCTACCTCGGCATCCGCGAGGGCCGGTACGTCGCCGTCAAGCAACTGCTGTCCTCCGTCGTCGGGGAGGACCAGGACTTCCTGCGCCGTTTCGGGCACGAGCTGGACAACCTCGCCCGGCTGCCCGAGGACGCCACCGCGCCGCTGCTCGACAGCGACCGCACCGCCACTCCCCCGTGGTTCGCCACCGCGTACATCCCCGGGCTCACCCTGAGGGAGGCCATCGCACTGCACGGCGGCCCGCTGCCCGCGCCGGCGCTGTGGCTGCTGCTGCGGGAGGCCGCGGCGGGGCTGGCGGCGGTGCACGCGCTGGACATGGTGCACCGGGACCTCAAGCCGTCCAACGTCATGCTGACCGTCGACGGTCTCACCCTCATCGACTTCGGTGTGGCGCGCGCCGCCGAACAGAGCCAGCTGACCCGGACCGGCATGGTCGTGGGTACGCCCGCCTACATGGCACCCGAACAGGCCTCGGGCCGAAGGCGGTTGAGCGGCGCCACCGATGTGTTCGCGCTGGGCTCCGTACTCGCGTACGCGGCGTGCGGTCAGCCGCCGTTCGGCGACGAGTCGGGGCACGGGGTGCTGTACCGCATCGTCCACGAGGAACCCGACCTGGAGCCGTTGCGGCAGCTGGAGCCGGACCTCGCCGAGCTCGTCGCGGCCTGCCTCGACAAGGACCCGGAGGGACGCCCCACCGCCGCCGAACTCCTCGAACGCGCCCGCGAGCACGGGCCGTTCACCACCCCGCTGTGGCCGGAGGCCGTCACCGAGCACCTGACCGAGCGGGCCGCCTTCGCCGCGGACGTCCAGCAGGCCGACGTACCGACGATCCCGCTCACCGGCGAACGGCCGGAGCCCGAGCGGGAGCCGGAACCGGAACCGGCTCCCGAGAAGGCCCCGGCTCCGGCGACCCCCGCTCCCCCGGTCACGGCCCGGCCGGAACGGGCCGCGCCGCGCCGCCGCACCCGCGCCCTCCTCGCCGTCGTGCCCGTCGTCGTGGTCGCGGGCGGTACGACCCTCGCCATCCAGCACCTTCCCTACGCCTCCGCGCTGCGGGCCGGGGCCGGGAACTCCCCGTCCGCCCCGGTCACGGCTCCGGCTCCGGCTCCGGCTCCGGCCGACCCGACGGCACCGGGGGCCGCGGCGGGTACGGCCGGCACGGCGGGCGGCAGCCCGTCGGGTACGGCGTCACCGGCGCAGCCGCCCGCCCAGGACCCGGGACAGGCCGCGGCCGCCGGGGGCGCGGGCGGCCCCGGCCCCGGCACCGGCCCCGGCACCCTCCCCGGCGGCGGTGCACAGCCCGGCTCGGGCGGCGCCGGGAACTCCGGCAACCCCGCGAACGCGGGCGGCTCGGGCAGCACGCGCCCCTCCGGCGGCGGGACGTCCACGGCGCCCACGACCCCGCCGCCCCCGGCCCCTCCCGCGTCCGGCACCTACCGCTTCCGCAACGGCAACAACAGCAAGTGCATCACGCAGGTCTTCGGGGCCTCGGACTACGGCGACTGCGCGGACGCGAGCGCCCGGTGGACCGTCCAGGGCGGGCCGGACGGCAGCTTCAAACTGGTCAACCAGCAGGGCGGCGGCTGCCTGTACGCCAACATGCTCAACCAGGCCGTCTTCGTCGGCGACTGCTCCCAGGACACCGCCCGGCTGTGGCGTACGGGGGCGGGCGGCAGCCTCCGCAACGACTTCAGCGGGGGCTGTCTCGACCTGGGCATGAGCGGCGGCCTGGTGACGAAGACGTGCGGCGGGGAGGCGTCGCAGCGCTGGACGAAACAGGGCTAG